The Balneolaceae bacterium genomic sequence GGACTGCTGGCGTTGCTGCTCATCCGTGATACCGCTGCCGGCGACACCGGCTTCGCCCTGGTCGTGACACTTCTGCTGATGGTATGGGGCAACGATGTATTTGCTTATTTCGGAGGCAAAGCCTTCGGCCGCCGGCCCATGGCGCCCCGCATCAGTCCCAGGAAGACCTGGGAGGGATTCGGATCGGGTCTGCTGGGAGCGGTGACGGGCGTGATGCTGTCTTGGTGGCTGCTGCCCGGCCTGGACGCGCTCTCCTGGCAATTCCTGTTACCGGCCGCCGTGCTGGTGAGCCTCTTCGGACCTGCGGGCGATCTAACGGTGAGCCGCCTGAAGAGGGCGGCCGGCGTGAAGGACTCCTCCGGCCTGCTCCCGGGTCACGGTGGGGTGCTCGACCGCCTCGACGCACTGCTGCTGGCCGCCCCGGTCTTCTGGCTTTACCTCCACCTGGCCCTGGAGGCAGGTTATGCCGCGATTTGAACGCAGGCTGGCCGTACGCAGGCTCCCCCTCCGGCACACCTTCCGCATTTCCCGCAGCTCCCGTGAGGCAGTGCACAACGTCTTCATGGCCCTGTCGGATGGACAGGTGACCGGCTACGGGGAGGCCGCTCCCAGCGCCCGATACGGCGAGGATCCCGGGGCGGTCCTGGATTGGATGGACGCTTTGCCCCTGGAGGCACTCGGGGAGGCTGGAAGTCCCGGCGAGCTGCGCGAGATCCTCGACCGCCACAACAGCGGCCGCCCGGTCTACGCCGCACGCGTGATGGCCGAGATGGCCTGGCTGGACTGGCATGCGCGCAGCGAGGGGAGGTCGCTTGGGCGCACCTGGTCGCCGGATCACGCCCGCACCCCGCCCACCTCCTATACCATCGGAATGGGGAGTCCGGAGGAGATTCGCAGAAAGGTGAGGGAGGCGGAAAATGCCGGGGCGCCCCTGCTCAAGGTGAAACTGGGGGACGCACACGACGAGGAGACCATCCGAACGGTCCGGTCGCTCACCGACAGGCCCCTGCGGGTGGACGCCAACGAGGGGTGGGGCGACCTGGATCTTGCGCACCGGCGCATCGCCTTTCTGGAGGGGCAGGGGGTGGAGATGGTTGAGCAGCCCATGCCGGCCGGTATGGAAGAGGCCATGCGCGAGCTGAAGGCGTGGTC encodes the following:
- a CDS encoding phosphatidate cytidylyltransferase; the encoded protein is MSELATRIATALPAAALLLFAVWMGGWILFGAAALLALLGVRELHRICSMAGWQGDPVLAALLALWLLSAPINPHMMATGFALMLLLVIRDLMRGRPADLDRLVATPFVAFYPSAGLLALLLIRDTAAGDTGFALVVTLLLMVWGNDVFAYFGGKAFGRRPMAPRISPRKTWEGFGSGLLGAVTGVMLSWWLLPGLDALSWQFLLPAAVLVSLFGPAGDLTVSRLKRAAGVKDSSGLLPGHGGVLDRLDALLLAAPVFWLYLHLALEAGYAAI
- a CDS encoding dipeptide epimerase → MPRFERRLAVRRLPLRHTFRISRSSREAVHNVFMALSDGQVTGYGEAAPSARYGEDPGAVLDWMDALPLEALGEAGSPGELREILDRHNSGRPVYAARVMAEMAWLDWHARSEGRSLGRTWSPDHARTPPTSYTIGMGSPEEIRRKVREAENAGAPLLKVKLGDAHDEETIRTVRSLTDRPLRVDANEGWGDLDLAHRRIAFLEGQGVEMVEQPMPAGMEEAMRELKAWSPIPLCADESFRGSESLEELAGSFDVVNIKLMKIGSLLAARQSLHRAHDLGLKVMIGCMVESSLAIAAGAAVALEADYADLDGFLLVEGDPFEGLHLNEDYRIGVGEEAGLGVSPSREAEVWR